aggcaactattacagtgttaacagtgtttgtgtgcatatcgtgaagtgaactaaaaacctctagtgaaaaatggctcgtactaagcaaactgcccgtaaatctactggtggcaaagcccctcgtaagcaattggctaccaaagctgctcgtaagagcgcaccagccaccggtggtgttaagaagccacatcgtttccgccctggtaccgttgctttgcgtgaaatccgtcgctaccagaagagtactgagttgttgatccgcaaattgcctttccaacgtttggttcgtgaaattgcccaagatttcaagactgacttgcgtttccagagctctgctgtcatggccttgcaagaagctagcgaagcctacttggtcggtctcttcgaagataccaacttgtgtgccatccatgccaagcgtgtcaccatcatgcccaaggatatccaattggccagacgtattcgtggagaacgtgcttaaattattgacattttaaaagccaacttttttttacaaaaacaatcggtccttttcaggaccacaatatttttataaaaaagagaaaaaaatttattcaaaacttacacctttttatttttattaaaataaataaatatagtctttttttggggatggaaaaatacactatttatattaaaaaaatttttttcttttctatgcgttttacttttggtaatattgggtttcaaaacatggagcgaaatcaaaaacttttttttaaaaaaaaattatttaatttactttttatgttaaactgaaaatttttattttctattagcaacagtatatttgctgttattctttttgcaaaatttgatttttcgtagtagctacataacaagaatgaatgaagataaaaacaggcaggccaatacattcgagagaattttaaccttaaatagataatttagatacattgaatataaattttttctgtattttttattatttttaaacaaatgatattttttgctattctaaaaactgttttaaaaagaataaaatagtattttaatattttaaattattaaagggaaatagatttcgttcggtatgcaactgttctacatttgcttgcttagacaagggcatttttgaatttgtgtttaatttccaaaaaaaaattatatatttttttaaatttgtgattgcaacaatacattgtttagaatttacatttttaaattttttatttagtttcaagtccactttatatagaaaaaaatattttataataaatgcaatagagctcaccgcacattttgcatagccaacgacgttggtataacatagcatcgtaatattttagacttttcgtaacaaacgtacactttttacaaattatgtaacattttaatagaaatctatcatttctataatattttatgataaaattttcctaaaacatttttacattagagctttcaaattaatttgcagaaaaacttttattcatggaaaatacgccaatatggtgaattcaactgtcatagactacataataaaatcgattatttcactatgaaaatcatccaaattttcacttttttttacacttctttcaagaaaacatatcaagattccatactaaatttttataaaaaccaattttcaataaaaattggaaaatttttataatttagttacaattttatcataacatttttataaactttcaactcaaacccttataactcggtaacgcttaaagataattaactcggattttctttaatgattagctggatatctctactagaagaattgtataaaaaataaaaagaaattgttactatctcatcgtaaaatgaataattctgtgaaaacttttgtaaaaatttttattcgcttccacacaacgtttcgcaaaatttcgtagttgactactatgtacttctcataatttcgatgtacccagccatcactagtctaaaggttgaaaccatattttcaaccaatcagcgtacaccagtagtgagtgtatatttacaaagtgttaaagtgtgtttaaaaagaaaaatataagtgaaatcatgtctgacgccgccgttgttgaagccaccgcatctccagtcgccgctgttgagaaaaaggcacctaagaaagccgctgccaaggcaaagaaaccctctgctgccccaagccatccaccaacccaacaaatggtcgatgctgccatcaaaacattgaaagaacgtggtggttcctcattgcctgccatcaagaaatacttggccagcacatacaaagttgatgctgtaaaattggccccattcatcaagaagtacttgaagagcgctgttgctagtggaaaattgatccaaactaaaggtaagggtgcctccggttcattcaaattgtccccatctgcctcgaaggaacctaaagcaaagagcgctgaaaagaagaagaaggtcccagccggtgataagaaaaagaaggcagcagcacccaaaaaggcagccggtgaaaagaaagccgctgcaaagaagccttccgctgctaaaaagaccgccgagaagaagaagaccgaaaaggccaaggctaaaactgccaaaaagacaggtacagttaaagctaaacccgcaaaaacagccgccaaagcatcagccactaaaccaaaggcacccaaggcaaaaaccaccgctgccaagcccaaaaaggctgccgcagcaaagaagccagctgccaagaagaccgccgctaagaagtaatttttccatgcaaaattacttatcatgtcaaaatgattattttcgatattcgaaagcagtatatctaacagcccttttcagggctacaaaaaaatttttaaaaagagaccaaatttaactcaaacaattttttaattacctaataaatactatgttaattttaagggaaaagctaatcacagcccttttcgtagctgtaaaacatctgttgaaatcttttaataccattgttacctaatatgggaatacattaccctttaaggaaatttaagtaatcacatgttaaatgggattttttccgcaactggattaactgtttcacttagggtcataaaccaaagcaattactaagaattatgaaaatcacttaatgttaaagaaaatctcatttagcatacctaaccaataagagagtggcgtacaatattcccttcaaaaatcgcacttagcatacctatttcattctttacgagcatacctacccatagatctcgcgtacaaacgcataagtccacatatacatctctacaccatttcacgctaacatactagtatacatccctaaaaaatttagtatcaacacacacgctcacatatactcgaacatcaatacaacgttgcataccgagtgtttgagcataagagcaatatgtgttgatcatattactgtagatgtagatggtgctaagcaaggagggcaatattagagtatgggtagtatacatattttattttaaaaaagtaataagggcaatgtgagggtgagtggtagatatattttttctttaaatttgtaaatataaattaattttagttgaataacgaattaagtctcttttttaatttattttgtggccctgaaaagggcctttgatgttgtagggaaaatattgtacgacgaaataagtatgccatttacttggagctggtgtacttagtaacggctttggtaccttcactgacagcgtgcttagccaactcaccgggcaataatagacggacggcagtttggatttcccgactggtgatggtggaacgcttgttgtagtgagccaaacgggaggcttcggcggcgatacgttcaaagatatcgttgacgaaactgttcatgatgctcatggcctttgaggagataccagtatcgggatggacttgcttcaacactttgtaaatgtagatagcataactctccttacgcttggtgcgtctcttggtcttgtcacccttagtgatgttcttttgggctttgccggccttctttgctgctttaccactggcttttggaggcattttcacttggttttttttttaagtcacacaaacacttttaacactgttcacgattttgtgtgtttgatggcttactcggaatatttaaaccatttcatgcacaagatattcaggtagacgaaaacagtcgctatgtttacgaaaacaaccctctaaaattagctacacgttggatccgaaagtataaatactgcagttcatgctgcgaactaatatcatttgtgtttcagtgctaagtgaagtgaattaaaaaaaaaaataactaaaaatgtctggtcgtggtaaaggtggcaaagttaagggaaaggcaaagtcccgttccaaccgtgctggtcttcaattccccgtcggtcgtatccatcgtttgttgcgcaaaggcaactatgctgaacgtgttggtgccggagctccagtttacttggctgctgtcatggagtatttggccgctgaagttcttgaattggctggcaacgctgctcgtgacaacaagaagacaagaattatcccccgtcacttgcaattggctatccgtaatgacgaagaattgaacaaattgctgtccggtgtcaccattgctcaaggtggtgtattgccaaacatccaagctgttctcttgcccaagaagaccgaaaagaaggcttaaattatctacgagcatcaaagaaaaaatgtaaatacaggccatcg
The Stomoxys calcitrans chromosome 3, idStoCalc2.1, whole genome shotgun sequence genome window above contains:
- the LOC131996291 gene encoding histone H3; the encoded protein is MARTKQTARKSTGGKAPRKQLATKAARKSAPATGGVKKPHRFRPGTVALREIRRYQKSTELLIRKLPFQRLVREIAQDFKTDLRFQSSAVMALQEASEAYLVGLFEDTNLCAIHAKRVTIMPKDIQLARRIRGERA
- the LOC131996287 gene encoding histone H1-like; amino-acid sequence: MSDAAVVEATASPVAAVEKKAPKKAAAKAKKPSAAPSHPPTQQMVDAAIKTLKERGGSSLPAIKKYLASTYKVDAVKLAPFIKKYLKSAVASGKLIQTKGKGASGSFKLSPSASKEPKAKSAEKKKKVPAGDKKKKAAAPKKAAGEKKAAAKKPSAAKKTAEKKKTEKAKAKTAKKTGTVKAKPAKTAAKASATKPKAPKAKTTAAKPKKAAAAKKPAAKKTAAKK
- the LOC131996290 gene encoding histone H2A translates to MSGRGKGGKVKGKAKSRSNRAGLQFPVGRIHRLLRKGNYAERVGAGAPVYLAAVMEYLAAEVLELAGNAARDNKKTRIIPRHLQLAIRNDEELNKLLSGVTIAQGGVLPNIQAVLLPKKTEKKA